A single window of Vanessa atalanta chromosome 27, ilVanAtal1.2, whole genome shotgun sequence DNA harbors:
- the LOC125074109 gene encoding histone H2A, sperm-like gives MSSKKKSKSRSSRAGLHFPVGRIHKILKKGNYAPRIGGGAPVYLAAALEYLSAEILELAAEVAKENNKSRVIPRHILFAIKNDEELNRMLSGVTISQGGVLPAIHSQLLPKKTVKSSQSQ, from the coding sequence ATGTCGTCTAAAAAGAAAAGCAAATCCAGATCATCACGTGCTGGTCTCCATTTTCCAGTTGGAAGGATTCACAAGATCTTGAAGAAAGGGAACTACGCACCGAGGATTGGGGGAGGAGCTCCAGTTTATTTGGCAGCAGCCCTCGAATATCTCTCAGCAGAAATACTGGAGTTGGCAGCGGAAGTTGCTAAGGAGAATAATAAGTCTCGTGTCATCCCGCGCCATATACTTTTCGCGATTAAAAATGACGAAGAGCTGAACAGGATGCTGTCCGGTGTTACCATATCGCAGGGCGGTGTGTTGCCAGCTATTCATTCGCAATTACTTCCGAAGAAAACCGTAAAGAGTTCTcaatcacaataa
- the LOC125074107 gene encoding histone H3-like encodes MARTKQTARKSTGGKAPRKQLATKAARKSAPATGGVKKPHRYRPGTVALREIRRYQKSTELLIRKLPFQRLVREIAQDFKTDLRFQSSAVMALQEASEAYLVGLFEDTNLCAIHAKRVTIMPKDIQLARRVRGERA; translated from the coding sequence ATGGCGCGCACGAAACAAACCGCTCGAAAATCAACAGGCGGCAAAGCGCCTAGGAAACAACTAGCGACAAAAGCCGCTAGAAAAAGCGCTCCAGCGACTGGAGGTGTCAAGAAACCTCACAGATATCGTCCAGGAACCGTCGCTTTAAGAGAAATCAGAAGATACCAGAAGAGTACAGAATTACTTATAAGAAAGCTACCGTTCCAACGGTTAGTCAGAGAAATCGCTCAAGATTTTAAAACGGACTTGAGATTTCAGAGTTCAGCTGTTATGGCGCTTCAAGAAGCGAGTGAAGCGTATTTAGTTGGACTGTTTGAAGATACGAATTTGTGCGCTATTCACGCGAAGAGGGTTACGATAATGCCTAAAGATATTCAATTAGCGAGAAGAGTTCGCGGTGAGAGGGCGTAG
- the LOC125074108 gene encoding late histone H2B.L4-like translates to MVPKATLHAKKKKEVIEKPIAKTKKMKKKNYQSFSIYIFKLLRSVIKENFGISRHSMLIMNNFVNDMLEKIASEAGRLASHSKKTTLGSREIQSAIKLLIPGELAKHADIEAMKAITMYHNSQERDSKSH, encoded by the coding sequence atggtaCCTAAAGCAACATTACACGCGAAGAAGAAGAAGGAAGTCATTGAGAAGCCAATAGCAAAAACAAAGAAGATGAAAAAGAAGAATTACCAGAGCTTctcgatttatatatttaaattattacgaagcgttataaaagaaaatttcggTATATCGCGGCATTCCATGTTGATTATGAACAATTTTGTCAATGATATGTTAGAAAAAATCGCCTCTGAAGCTGGGAGGTTAGCGAGTCACAGCAAAAAGACGACATTAGGTAGTCGGGAGATACAATCGGCgatcaaattattaataccCGGTGAACTAGCGAAACACGCGGACATTGAAGCGATGAAGGCGATCACGATGTACCACAACAGTCAGGAAAGGGACTCGAAATCGCATTGA
- the LOC125074106 gene encoding uncharacterized protein LOC125074106, translated as MESPKIVYKYYSNPAFCSQSEVIFAKKSCLTKVVSPDRRMPPLGGNSPRKIECNRIMRTDISDNPLRIPNRRDEPPELPPKPPKYQRQYQRQTSLIVKPSRSIVRCRTRSEDLEMAQFRQSRHDRSDNIEERMRHRYEVIDMDDSVDYSPTKKRIVEAEECDVEEYNVDGPDENEMKEIPTEIVKTVNGKTLRYAIVPSDDEERRNVTFSATSPIMSKSSLIATQKLHELLSTPRKLKSYASQPSVRITPNKSDMSRYPGTPMKMISSTPTQVTPSKSCANLTLTRAATSPISPKALQKLNYGLPDRDSLPDRDVFVTSFKRERSFDLDRRDVRNKSDRRIDTQKRDKNTAVIIPRVAPQSPSVYSEDTYKSFSSIKSATGPTTSLTIAALILTLCGGLTSGLSFYMMYSMGRRYYLDFCVLSGFTCFLLGLLGLRSRRHQLLPNRNYISGYIVLSSFSLLSAFGLLILLSIQPKPGTALNDITSGAVCSVSVISLCLATVGILVSYCCARDPPDNRVGTARWY; from the exons ATGGAATCGCCTAAGATTGTGTACAAATATTACTCTAATCCCGCTTTCTGCTCACAGAGTGAAGTGATTTTCGCTAAAAAATCATGTTTAACAAAGGTCGTATCGCCGGATCGAAGGATGCCACCGCTTGGCGGGAATTCGCCGAGAAAAATCGAATGCAACAGGATCATGCGGACGGATATATCCGATAACCCTCTAAGAATTCCAAATAGACGAGACGAGCCACCGGAATTACCGCCAAAACCGCCCAAATACCAAAGACAATATCAGAGACAGACGTCGCTGATCGTCAAGCCGTCTCGCTCCATCGTACGATGTAGGACAAGAAGCGAAGATTTAGAAATGGCCCAGTTTAGACAGAGTAGACATGACAGAAGTGATAATATAGAAGAAAGAATGAGGCATAGGTATGAAGTAATCGACATGGACGATAGTGTTGACTATTCTCCGACGAAGAAGAGAATCGTCGAAGCCGAGGAATGTGACGTCGAAGAATACAACGTCGATGGTCCAGACGAAAACGAAATGAAGGAAATACCGACGGAAATCGTGAAGACTGTGAACGGTAAAACGCTTAGATATGCCATCGTTCCATCCGACGACGAAGAGAGGAGGAACGTAACGTTCTCAGCGACGTCACCGATTATGTCGAAGAGCAGTCTCATCGCGACGCAGAAGCTTCACGAACTGCTATCGACGCCAAGGAAGCTGAAAAGTTACGCTAGCCAACCATCGGTTAGGATAACGCCGAACAAATCAGACATGTCCAGATACCCTGGGACGCCTATGAAGATGATATCCAGTACACCGACACAGGTCACTCCATCGAAATCCTGTGCCAATTTGACTCTGACACGAGCTGCAACTTCACCGATATCGCCAAAGGCGCTACAGAAGCTGAATTATGGCTTACCAGATAGAGACAGTTTACCAGACAGAGACGTCTTCGTTACCAGTTTCAAGCGGGAACGTAGCTTTGATCTTGACAGAAGGGACGTAAGAAACAAGAGTGACAGAAGAATCGACACTCAGAAAAGGGATAAAAACACCGCGGTCATAATACCAAG GGTGGCGCCACAGTCGCCGTCAGTTTATTCAGAAGATACGTACAAATCATTTTCAAGTATAAAAAGCGCGACCGGACCAACTACGTCGCTCACCATTGCTgctttaatattaactttatgcgGCGGACTAACATCAGGACTGAGTTTCTATATGATGTATAGT ATGGGACGTCGTTATTACTTGGACTTTTGCGTGCTGTCTGGATTCACGTGCTTCTTGCTAGGCCTCCTCGGATTGAGATCTCGTCGACATCAACTATTGCCGAATAGAAATTACATATCAG gcTACATCGTTCTCTCGTCTTTTTCCCTGCTGAGCGCATTCGGTCTCCTCATCCTGCTGTCCATCCAACCGAAGCCCGGGACCGCGCTAAACGATATCACTTCAGGTGCCGTTTGCAGCGTCAGTGTAATATCTTTATGTCTGGCTACCGTAGGTATTTTGGTATCTTACTGCTGTGCGAGAGACCCACCGGACAACAGGGTCGGAACAGCTAGATGGTATTAG